The DNA region TGTCACTAGTCTGTGGTCCCATGCAAGGGGGATTTGGAATTAGTCACTCAGAGTTTAGCCTCATTCATGCATGGTTCATGCTCCGCTGTCCCCAGTCAGTCTTTCAATTCAAAAAGGTAACCCTGAAACCAGCCTGCCTATTCACCATCATTTACCTAAGATGCCTAGAATCAAGTCTTTGTGGCTAAGGTAACACAAATGGTAGATTGGGGTAACTGGGcgaggaaaaagagaaaagtgaGGGTTCTCCTTTTGTTGGGTTCGGCGGGCTATTCATTGCTTTACAATGGGATGAGTATGAATGACTTGCCAAGCCTTCCGGTCATATCGCATGACCTGTCCAGGATAGTGTGGCTCTGTACATTCACTCAAAGTAAAGTTACTTTATGATCTGGCAGtacatatttgtacatgtagtaaattTTGTGCGAACTATGCAAAGCAACATCCATATCCCAAGATATCAATTTCTGGAAATATATTTATGTTGCATTATTTCTTTTGCATAAATCTgtcaatgaatgaatgtatttctttacaTCCTTACATGACATGTTTTGATTGAAGTTCTCTGGATTGAGCTCAGTTTAACCagtctttcttttgttctttattcttttctttttcttgcagTTGTTATCAGAGTCGATTCCAAACCAATCAAGCTTCAAATCTGTGACACTGCAGGACAGGTGAGAATTCAGTGACCTCTTtgctatttttatttcttttactgtCACATGTGTAGTTGCCTATATATTGCCAAATTCAGTAGACATCTCTGTTCACTGCAGTGGTGTGTGCTAGATTCAGTATTATGTAGATTGTGTGGGCGTTATTCTACCCTGTACAGAACACAGTTACTGCAAGTTAGTGATAGGTTATGGTGGAATGTTTGTATTGCCGTTGAGTCATCAGGCGATGGGTACAGCCAAAATGGCGTACCAGCTGCAATCTATCTTCGGTTCAGCGCAAACTGCTGTGCCTACTCTGCCATCATTGCCCAATAAAGGTAGGTGTTGATGTGTAAAACAtggcaggaaaaaaaatctttgcaaacCATTTATTCTGTGCGttctcatgtttgtttgtttttttttttttgattttcattcaattggTGTTGCTTATCAAGAACTCGAACACAAGTTGATCTGGTACAATAGAAAACAAGGTTTTGAAGTGTTAATGCAATGTGGCCCCTGCTACATATGTAGGAGAAATGCATTGTGAAGTGCACATCCTGACATAACATCCATACATGGCTGATCTACATTTTGTTTCCAGTAAATGTACGTACCTCATTGGGCAGTATCTGtgtttaggcctacataatacATGAATTCATATATTTGTGCTTTGAACAGACATAGCCTACTGATTATATCTCTGCTCTATCCATTTCAACCCATcaccccctgcccccccccccccccttaaaaagagagagagagagagagagaacaaaagtACAACAATGCAACAAGCCTTGTGTATTGCAAAAAATGTACAGTTTGCTCTTGGCCTGATCAATATTTCCAGCAGGCTCAAATAATGAGATCATGGCGCCGGCCGCCCAACGCCCTGCTGCGTTTGGAGCTCAATACCACCCATGTTTGGACAACTTTTGTTGATTTCCGCCCATGCAGCACTGTTGGAAGTGTGGGACAAGGGTGCAAAACTGATGGAGCCAAACACTCATGTCttagagggagaaaaaaaaatgaagtccaAAAACGACATTGAATTGGCAACTGTAAAAAGTGCAAAGCTactggtatacacaatgttCAGTGAATGGCAGAAAGGTGATACCTTTGATAGCGTATTACTTTATTTTCATgcactatacattgtacagtgtacttgctTTGAAGTCTCAGCTTGCTCTGCAATCACATAGCAACCAGGCAAGATATTAGGTATTGCAGTGGACAACATGTAGCGCAAAAGTCTacaattaaacataattatgactcTTTGCTTGGTAGATTGATGAGCATTATTAAGTGGTATATTTAGAGTGTGTGATCCATCCTGTGTGCATCAAGGTGTTGTGGTTGGGATGCATGATACCCTTCAATGTGATTTTCCATGCCATAGAATAGCCTGTGTGTATTGTGTAGATTCATGATGATGCCATTGTCCAGCATTCAAAGAGTTAGAATTCCTTTCCTCATTTGGTACAACAGGACTGCTTACTTTACAGTCAGCTAATCCAGTGCATAAACTTCCAACCCTATTCACCAGTCAAGTGATTTTCCCCTCCCTCTTCTCCTGCACACATGGTGTATATATGGTTAATTAGATGCAAATGCCATGCAAGCAACATACCTCCCTGAAGTGGGTATTTTGTTCACACAATGGCCAATATCCCCAGAACAAATTCATGGGGTGTTCAAGAAACCAGCCTCCTGGCTCCACTGAGGGTTAGAGTGAGCCCTGTTCTAGTAGCTACATGTCTGCTTCCCAAATTCTTGGTCCTTGTCTGCCAGCTCTAAAATCTGAGCTGCCCTGTGTGACCCGGTCATGAATAGCGCAGCCTGGAGAACGGCATCAACTTACCTCCACCATTGAAATTGGTTCTGATACAATGGGAAAAAAGTGCACAGAAGCATTATGTTTCATCAGACCGTATTGTACTGCATAGGGAGTAGACTGAGTAAAACCAAAGAggttttaaaactttgtttgatATGCTTTAAATAGTTTACATCCCGAGATAGTCCAGAAGAAGAATGGTTCATTTCAAAACAGCAGAgtagtacatatatatatttaaaaaaaaatgattttaaatgtCTTGAGCATATTAATGTAGTTAACACCTCAAGTACAGTTAGTACTCATATAGTCTGTTAGCTAGCTAATGTGGCATGCCTTCAGTGCTTATCTTGTGTGGTATGAAATCTGTCTTGGTTTGGTAGTAGCAGAGAATCGGGAAtattgcatgtgtgtgcatggtCATGCCactcatattttattttcatgtacagttCGAAGACACAAGAACTGTGGTGATGGTACAGTAGAGATGTGGAAACCTTTTTATGAACAAGTATAGAGCTGAAGAGAGGTCAGATAGAGTTcatagagagaaaaagagagcaATGGTTATCTCTTAATGGTTTCCTGTTGTGTGGTTTTGGAGGCTATTGAGAGGTAAGCAATGTCTGCCACCTCCAAAGGCAAAGCAGTTGATTTGAAGAGCACTCCCTCTCCCATCACTCCAGAAGTCTTCAAATATTTGCCTCTGCGTGGGATATCCATATTTTGTTCTTGTGAAAAGTACACAAGGAGCACCCATAACCTTCGTTTGGCAATCCATGAGCTCAGGGAATGTGATGTTACTAATGAGATGTCTGATTTTCTGAAACTATTCTGAGCTTTGTCATTCTGAAATTACTAGTCCTCTATAAAGTAGGCCAATGTTGTATTAACAGTGTGATTAGTACAGAGTTTTGCAAAACAAAGTATATTTTATGTAGCAAACTGTCCATACATCCTTGAACTGATTTTAAGCATTTCCAAATAAGTAAAGGCCTGTGCGTGTAGTGTGTTTGTCACAACCTCAAGTTGCATTCATGTTGTACTTTGGTCGTCTTGTACTCTTCAGTCCTACTCCCACACAATACTTGGGCAAACAACTGAGCCTAGCCTGTGTAAATTCCCCAAGCCCTGACTGTACAGTGCACTGCTTCACCCAACTCGGGCAGTACTGTTGGTTGTGCTGCTGTTGTGCAATGCCTTGGGCGCTGTGATTTTATTGTGCTTCATAAAGTTGGTCGCTGCGCCATGATTGCTGTatatcacacacacgcacactccaGCAAGAGATTTCATTCATGGAGAGATATTTTATTATAGCTtgcaaaaaaagagagaaaaccagtgtgtatatgtatggaATTGGTAGTATGTTTTGGCAGCATAATTTTGATCGCAGGAATTTGTGAAGAAATGTCTTTTCTTGAGATGCAAGCTAGTGAACCTAGGGAGCGGGGGTTTTAGTGTCCATGGTTTGATGGATGCCAGtgtcataaatttgaaaatattagAATTCTCATGACCCTTCTTACTTTTGTCTGCAGTGTACTTTAACTATTCAGTATACAGACATCCAAGTCCCTTCCCAGTTCAGGTCATGAAGTGTTTATATGAAATACCAGCAGTGTCTTCACTGTGGCCGTTTCACAGTGCCTTATATCACGAGTATCATGCTTGCGTACACACCAGTGGCTCTCTTCCCAGCCGGCGCTGTGTAACCAGATCGCACTGGCTTTATGAAATTGCAAAGTTCATATTTTGGATCGTGGCTGCTGGGGATGGGCTGCCTCAGCCAAGCACGGtataatgcaaacaaacaacattgaTGTTGACTTAGCTCAGGTCTCACGAAGTGCCAAACATTGCTGAAAGGAAGCAAGTGAGGCTGAAAAACATGGGTGTTCAGAATCCTGCATCTGTGTCATTTGTGTGCACTGCTGCTTGGCTCACAAATGGAAACACTGTGGGGTAGCAGCTTCTATGAAACCACAGATACTTGTATTGTGAATGACTCTTTCGGCAGTGGTCTCTTTTTACAGATGTTTAAATTTTCAAGTGACTGCACCCTAGAAGTACTGAAGTTTTGATTTTAGAGAGAGGCAGTATCCAACTACATGGCAAAGACATAGTTTGTACCTTGTGTTTGGCGTCAGCACCCAAATTCTTTTCGGAGTCGTATTTTGATATGTAGACTGTAGTTGAGGATGTGGAGAGGATTTACACCGTGCATCTTGAGAGGCGAGGAGAAAATCAATTTCCTGACCGAACAAAAGCCCCATCTCCAACAGATGAATTGCTTCCTACGCACACAAAGGCTTCATACAGAGATGGTCTTTTCTATCTTTGTCAGTGCATTCTTTTTGATAGTCCAACTCAACATACTTGAGGAAACACTTCAGAGGAAAGGCAACAACACACTGTTtgctgtccccccccccccaccccccagtGTGTAATGCTATGGGTCTGTATTTTACAAGGAGCAATCTGCGGCATTAAAGACATTGCCCAGCGCACCACCAGAAATAACACCTTCATCAATTAAGTATGGTCACAAAGCCTCTCCTTGTCAAGGGTCTCCTGAACTCCCACTGTTCACGGTATCCACTATTAATAATGTCCACCCCTAATATGGATGCGGTCATTCAATCTACTTGGTAAAAACCTCCAATAATCCCCATCCAGAATCCCTGAAATTTCATCTCAACAACAACCTTATTCATCTTGATTTGCAAATCCTCGTATTTGTCCTCTGGGTCTCTGGGCTACATAAATCCATTGAGATTGGATTAGTGTATCCTGCTTTATACCATTTTATGTTCCCTTCTCTGACCCTTATTCACCCCTtcgccttcccccccccccccaactataGAGGTATTGTACAACGGACAGATCAATAAGTTGTACTTCCACTGGCTCATTACTTGAGCGACTAACAGAAAAGAGGTTTTAACCAGTTGTCCAAATATTGAAAAGACTAATCAAGGCTCTTCAAGAGATAAGTTGAGCCAAACATAAAGCAATAACACCAGATGACCCTTAACAAGCATATTGTTGTGCACCATGCCATGAACTTGAGTACCTGTGCATTGTGTCCCTAGGCCTTGGTCCTGGActaaaaagtaaagaaaaaagattgTGGTCGGTTTGACAACACAAAGTAGACCTTGTGTTCAACAGGGTCAACATCAAGCACTGTACCTGAACCATATCACCTTATCCAAGCATCACATGAGCACTTCACTTCATATAACTTGTTCAGTAGGATAAAACAGTACCCCACAAACAAAATTCAAAGATGCTCTGCAAAATCATGCCAAAGTTGGAAATGTGGAATCGGCAAACTTACATGAAAGCGTCTTCTCAGTGAGTTTCGTGTTCAGATCACAATGATTATGAATTGAGATGAACACAGGACAGGAGAATCAATTTGTTTCCTCCAGTGTACTAGGCATGACAGCTCCTGACAATGCCTGAGTAAGCATTTTTCCTGGGGCATTCCAATTTAAAAGACACAATTCAGGAGTATTGATGTTCCATGTCTTGAAGCAGTAACTTAACCGCACATGATTTGTAACACTGACAGCTTTTATTGTGATGAATTCTGAGGATTTTTTGTAACATTTAAGATGGATTTCGATAGATGCAACAATGGTTTTGTGGGAAAATACAAGGGAATAAAAAGTCCAGAAGATGTGGCATCTCTTGATTTTGTCACAAGTGGCCTCAAATTGGAAGCCCATAACAACAATGTAGAATAGGGGACAGGAATAtggcagacaaaaaaaaaaaggggggggggaaacagcAGGCATCCAAATATATAGATTGGATTCAATGTGGGGAGACATTGTTGATATAGCATGATTACAGCCATTGTGCAGGCCTACAGTGTGTGTGTACTCTGCATGTCTGTGGACATTACTGAAAGTAGTTATATTGAGGCAGCATTGGGCTCAATCCTTGTTAAGATGAACCCTGCTGTTTTCCAGGCATAGCTTGCTGTCATTATTGATGCGTCTGCATATGGATCATGACTTCAGCTAATGATGATGAAGCATAAACAAAAACTAAATGGCCCATTTGAGATGTATCTTTCTGCTGTAGTGAAGTAATTTACTACATTTCTGACATCTAAGAACTTAGTATTCCCCCATCAAGTTGATGTGTAAGCCAAGTTAGGTTAATGCTGgatctctttcttcctttctttcttttttttttttttagatgggGGTTTGTTGATTTCATGTAATGTAAATCTTTGTGttcattttgtggattttaCATGCTCATTTTGTTGAAATTCATTACTGCAGTCTTTTTGTGTAAAGTATGTACAGCATGTGTAATTTGTGCcattctttctgtttcttttgtgcAGGATGACTTTGACTCGTTGAGGCCTCTGTGTTACCCTCAGACAGATGTCTTCCTGCTGTGTTTCAGTGTTGTCTCACCCACCTCATTCCACAATGTACTGGAGAAATGGCTACCAGAGATCAGGCAGCACAACCCAAAGACCCCCATCCTGCTGATCGGCACACAGTGTGACCTTCGCACCGACGTCAACGTCCTCATCGACCTGGCCAAGCATCAGGAGCGGCCCATTTGTGAGGAGGAGGCAGCACTGCGGGCCAGCCGCATCAATGCTGTCAAGTACATTGAGTGCTCTGCGCTCACACAGCACAACCTCAAGGAAGTGTTTGACGATGTCATTTTGACTGGACTAGAGTACACTAAACCACCCAAGTCATCCAAGAGTCTGAGGAGGAAGCTGAGCAGGAAGGAGAAGAACCTGACGCTGCCGAAGAAAGTGCCGGAGGTGAAACCCAAAAAGAAAGGAACAATTTGGAAAAAGCTGTGCTGCATTCCAACATGAGATGTTGAGCAGAAGTGTAGACTGCTTCCCAACTGTGAGATGTCGCTGTTACAGACagtacaaaaaaatgaaaagcaaaacCGTAAATGCCAAAGCTGTTTTTCTTGTTCTGCAATGGTTGATGTTAATATGTGATATTTAATATATATGTAATGCAGATGAAATTAGCAGCAGTTCTACTGAAGCCACTTTCATtggtctttgttgttgtttttaattgatGTTGCAATATTCGTGATGGGAGCACACATAGTACCAGCAAAGGGGATTGGCCTGTCATGGTCATGATACATCTGCATACTTGCGCttcttattttatgttttgtgtATCTGTGCTGGTGATCCAAGTGATGTAGATATTTGCTTATGACTGCTGACCGAAGGAGTTGCTGTTCCTGTATGTAATAGAGGAAAATACTTGCGTCAGTATGATGTGCTGAAACCAACCATGAAACTGTGCACCATCATCCAGAATGGATTACCAGTACTACCTTATTCCAATCCTTGTTGAGTTACTTGGATAGCACATTGCGGAAATACAGTAGTAGTGTCAATGTTATTTATCAGTTGTACTGAAATAATTACTTGCATCAATTAAAGTGTGAGGATTTAATTTCCAATAATTACATGATgttcattttcttgttcagtAAGTACAGTGAGCATTAGACCAAACTGTAATGATTTTGTAATGATACAGATTCTGTGTATGTTCGTCATATAGAAAAGTAGGAAGATCAGAAGTTTTGGTACAGTAAACATGCTTCAACCTATGCTGTGTTAGTAGCACACTGAAGCAGATGACTGTTTCCCATGGTGTATCCTTAATGATATGACTTTCCAAGATTTACTGCGTTTGTAAGCCTGTCATTTTGCTGTTGTATATACTTGAGAGATTATTCAAATTATATtctatatatcattttatattttagtTGATCCCTGCGCAAAGCAATTCTCAAGTCCAGGTGATGCAGTAAATTAAAGCCTGTTAAGAAATTATCATGTCTTGTGACTCCCATTAGTCATTCTAGTCCACAacaagatgaaataaaacatgcaaATGAAGATGGCCTTAACTGATTCattttggaaaaacaaacaaaagcaaaaaaaaaaatgcatttcaacactttcatttgtttttggtttttggacATCTATTGTATACATGTGCTACTTTCTTTAaccaccccctcaaaaaaaaaaatgtcctataAAGCTGTGACAATGGTTTTCACATACAAGAAGAGAGACACTCGGCAAAGCGCACAGTAGACTtaacattttacatttgttattcaTGACTATGATCGATTCTAAATCCATGAAAACAGGAAAACATAGGAGATCCAGAACCTCTTTATTCTGCTTTATCTACTTCCATTGGGTGGACCTCTGAAACCAAATCCCCAACAATTGGCACAAGCCTGAACCCTGGTGATGAGCCTATTGTATGGCCCTCTCAATTTGTCTTGTGCAGTGTTACGCAACGGCTCTCCTTCCATGATGCACCCTTGGAGTGGGTTTTAGCAAACAAAAGGATTGCTCAGGCTCTTTATTGTAACACCCATTGTTCATACAGTGGATAATTCAACAAAAAGACACAAGATTTCCTCTCAGACTGCCATCCTTTTATTCAGTTGCCTTCGGACCACCCAACAGATAAAACCGAGTTCCCTTCTTAAAGATGGAAGTAACCTCCAACCTTTGCCCCTCCAGTTATTCTCTACTGCCTGTGCTGTACGTTCACTTTGTTCTTTGTTCATGTAATATGCTGTAT from Diadema setosum chromosome 1, eeDiaSeto1, whole genome shotgun sequence includes:
- the LOC140233837 gene encoding cell division control protein 42 homolog — its product is MVLAGFTKEYRDVGSFQDQVQQSGDVLAMPPNIHPRVSATHPPSTPSSLVLRDESDDDLIDCDTKLKCVLVGDGAVGKTSLVVSYTTNGYPVQYVPTAFDNYSVVIRVDSKPIKLQICDTAGQDDFDSLRPLCYPQTDVFLLCFSVVSPTSFHNVLEKWLPEIRQHNPKTPILLIGTQCDLRTDVNVLIDLAKHQERPICEEEAALRASRINAVKYIECSALTQHNLKEVFDDVILTGLEYTKPPKSSKSLRRKLSRKEKNLTLPKKVPEVKPKKKGTIWKKLCCIPT